In the genome of Bacillus sp. S3, one region contains:
- the tatC gene encoding twin-arginine translocase subunit TatC, whose product MEDKELNLVDHLEELRKRIIISALAFVAFFIVGFIYVDDIYKWFVGNQKLLVLGPSDIMWIYFMLAGVVAIAGTIPVLALQIWMFVKPALRPIERKITLSYVPALFLLFISGLAFGYFAIFPMVLNFLVNIGQDMFVTNFTAERYFSFILNMTLPFGILFELPVVVMFLTSLGIINPFVLAKIRKYAYFVLIIIAVVITPPDFMSDFVVTLPLLLLYEVSINLSKFVYRKRLKKQQDAEQEEEKEEAVEI is encoded by the coding sequence ATGGAAGATAAAGAATTAAATTTAGTTGATCATTTAGAGGAATTGCGCAAACGAATTATCATTTCGGCATTGGCATTTGTCGCCTTTTTTATCGTTGGTTTTATTTATGTCGACGATATCTATAAATGGTTTGTCGGCAATCAAAAATTGCTCGTTCTTGGACCAAGTGATATTATGTGGATTTATTTCATGCTTGCAGGTGTTGTTGCGATAGCAGGAACGATTCCCGTCCTGGCATTGCAAATTTGGATGTTTGTCAAGCCCGCATTGAGACCGATAGAAAGAAAAATAACGCTATCATATGTACCGGCATTATTTCTTTTATTTATTAGTGGCCTTGCTTTCGGCTACTTTGCTATTTTTCCAATGGTCTTAAACTTTTTGGTGAACATTGGGCAAGATATGTTTGTCACGAACTTCACTGCCGAAAGGTATTTTAGCTTTATTTTGAACATGACACTGCCATTCGGAATTCTGTTCGAGCTGCCCGTAGTGGTTATGTTTTTAACTTCACTAGGAATTATTAATCCGTTTGTGCTGGCAAAAATTCGAAAATATGCCTATTTTGTCTTGATTATTATTGCTGTTGTAATAACACCGCCAGATTTTATGTCTGATTTTGTTGTTACCTTGCCGCTTTTACTTCTTTATGAAGTAAGTATCAATTTATCGAAGTTTGTCTATCGAAAACGTTTAAAGAAACAGCAGGACGCCGAACAGGAAGAAGAGAAGGAAGAAGCTGTTGAAATATAG
- a CDS encoding twin-arginine translocase TatA/TatE family subunit, which produces MFSNIGVPGLILILTLALIIFGPKKLPEIGKAFGQTLKEFKKSTRELTDDVMEDIKEEKKNLTK; this is translated from the coding sequence ATGTTTTCTAATATTGGAGTACCGGGATTAATTTTAATTTTAACTCTTGCTTTGATTATTTTTGGCCCAAAGAAGCTGCCAGAGATTGGAAAAGCTTTTGGACAAACATTAAAGGAATTTAAAAAGTCTACTCGTGAACTGACGGACGATGTTATGGAAGACATCAAAGAAGAAAAGAAAAACTTGACTAAATAA
- a CDS encoding dihydrofolate reductase — protein sequence MISFIVAMDENRAIGKNNQLPWHLPEDLKFFKRVTMGHPIAMGRKTHESIGRVLPGRENIIITRQSGYTCEGCTVFNSVDEFVKYCRKQDDEIFVIGGAEIFNETFPFVDRLYITFIYETFDGDTFFPEFTLDDWELSSSEKGIRDEKNPYNYEFKLYERKV from the coding sequence ATGATTTCCTTTATTGTTGCAATGGACGAAAACCGTGCAATCGGAAAAAACAATCAGTTGCCATGGCATTTACCAGAGGATTTAAAGTTTTTTAAACGAGTGACAATGGGACATCCAATTGCCATGGGAAGGAAGACACATGAATCAATTGGCCGCGTCCTTCCAGGAAGGGAAAATATTATCATTACCCGCCAGTCTGGTTACACATGTGAGGGATGCACTGTTTTTAACTCAGTGGATGAATTTGTTAAGTATTGCCGTAAGCAGGATGATGAAATTTTTGTTATTGGCGGGGCGGAAATTTTTAATGAAACATTTCCATTTGTTGACCGTCTATACATAACCTTTATTTATGAAACATTTGATGGAGATACCTTTTTTCCGGAATTTACTTTGGACGATTGGGAATTATCCTCTTCTGAAAAAGGAATCCGTGATGAAAAGAACCCTTACAATTATGAATTTAAGTTATATGAACGAAAGGTATAG
- a CDS encoding thymidylate synthase produces the protein MKQYLELCEHVLKNGTVKGDRTGTGTISTFGYQMRFNLEDGFPLVTTKKLHLKSIIYELLWFLKGDTNVRYLQDNGVRIWNEWADENGELGPVYGHQWRSWTGADGKTVDQISELIEQIKTNPNSRRLLVNAWNVAEIDHMALPPCHCMFQFYVADGKLSCQLYQRSADVFLGVPFNIASYALLTVMIAQVCDLKPGEFIHTFGDVHIYQNHLDQVKLQMEREPRALPILKINPNVKDIFSFEFEDFTLEGYDPHPHIKGVVSV, from the coding sequence GTGAAACAATATTTAGAACTTTGTGAGCATGTATTAAAAAATGGAACTGTAAAAGGTGATCGTACCGGGACAGGTACCATCAGCACCTTCGGTTATCAAATGAGATTTAATTTGGAGGATGGCTTTCCTCTGGTAACAACGAAAAAATTACATTTAAAATCGATTATTTATGAATTGCTGTGGTTTTTAAAGGGTGATACAAATGTTCGGTACTTGCAGGACAATGGAGTGCGTATTTGGAATGAGTGGGCTGATGAAAATGGTGAACTTGGTCCCGTTTATGGACATCAATGGCGGTCGTGGACAGGTGCGGATGGGAAAACAGTTGATCAAATCAGCGAATTAATCGAACAAATAAAGACAAACCCAAATTCGCGGAGGTTACTAGTCAATGCCTGGAATGTGGCAGAAATTGATCACATGGCGCTGCCACCGTGCCATTGTATGTTCCAATTTTACGTGGCCGATGGAAAGCTTTCCTGCCAGCTTTATCAACGATCAGCGGATGTATTTCTAGGTGTCCCGTTCAATATCGCCTCTTATGCGCTTTTGACCGTAATGATTGCTCAGGTGTGCGATCTAAAACCGGGTGAATTTATTCATACATTTGGAGATGTTCATATTTATCAAAACCATCTTGATCAAGTAAAGCTGCAAATGGAACGGGAGCCGCGAGCTTTGCCAATCCTAAAAATCAATCCGAATGTAAAAGACATTTTCTCATTTGAATTTGAGGATTTCACATTAGAAGGTTATGACCCGCATCCACACATCAAAGGAGTGGTCAGCGTATGA
- a CDS encoding anthrax toxin lethal factor-related metalloendopeptidase — protein sequence MRKWVISIIIAGLFLSSITTSQASYDGIMLDDFPRNSILCQSIKNNKSINQLNQIIVLPKQSFDQREAAAMITRIARLPSTLMEKIKQNGIKVKLFTGRLTENPTASQLTGQVPRGYQGNITWDDVPGIGGSKLVLAKIGSSESGKGHGSVNLELHELAHSIDRYVYGEISSSKEFQPVWKSEHEQLFPGNNYFLYPEEYFAETFAMFNLNNETKDQLQLHAPLTFNFIKNLH from the coding sequence ATGCGAAAGTGGGTCATTTCAATTATAATTGCCGGGTTGTTTTTATCGTCCATCACGACATCACAGGCTTCATATGATGGAATAATGCTTGATGACTTCCCGAGAAATTCAATTCTCTGCCAATCTATTAAAAATAACAAATCTATAAACCAACTAAATCAAATAATTGTCCTGCCGAAACAATCTTTCGACCAAAGAGAAGCTGCAGCTATGATTACACGAATCGCACGATTACCAAGCACCCTTATGGAAAAAATCAAACAAAACGGAATTAAGGTTAAACTGTTTACGGGAAGGCTGACGGAGAATCCAACGGCAAGCCAATTAACAGGACAAGTACCAAGAGGGTATCAAGGTAATATTACATGGGATGATGTCCCCGGCATTGGTGGTTCCAAATTGGTGCTGGCTAAAATTGGCTCCAGTGAAAGTGGAAAGGGACATGGTTCCGTAAATTTAGAATTACATGAACTGGCACATTCTATTGATCGTTATGTGTATGGAGAAATCAGCTCTTCGAAGGAGTTCCAACCAGTTTGGAAAAGTGAGCATGAGCAACTGTTTCCAGGGAACAACTACTTCCTTTATCCTGAAGAATATTTTGCAGAAACATTTGCGATGTTCAACTTAAACAATGAAACAAAAGACCAATTACAGTTACACGCACCATTAACATTTAATTTTATTAAAAACCTTCACTAA
- a CDS encoding TerD family protein — translation MGINLSKGQRIDLTKTNPGLTKVIVGLGWDTNRYHGGHDFDLDASAFLTDANSRVTQDLDFIFYNNLVHSSGSVEHTGDNRTGEGDGDDEQIKIDFSKVPSHVHRIAVSVTIHDAEARNQNFGQVSNAFVRLIDEETNREVLRFDLGEDFSVETAVVICELYRHNGDWKFNAVGSGFAGGLASLCRNFGLEV, via the coding sequence TTGGGTATTAACCTATCTAAAGGACAAAGAATTGATCTAACTAAAACAAATCCAGGGTTAACAAAAGTTATTGTCGGCCTTGGCTGGGACACGAACCGTTATCACGGCGGACATGATTTTGACTTGGATGCTTCAGCGTTTTTAACAGATGCAAATAGTCGTGTGACGCAGGATTTGGATTTTATTTTTTACAATAATTTGGTTCACTCTTCAGGTTCGGTCGAACATACAGGGGATAATCGGACAGGGGAAGGTGATGGCGATGATGAACAAATCAAGATTGACTTTAGTAAAGTTCCTTCCCATGTGCACCGGATTGCAGTTTCAGTAACGATTCATGATGCTGAGGCAAGGAACCAAAATTTTGGTCAAGTCTCCAACGCATTTGTTCGGCTAATTGATGAAGAAACGAATCGTGAAGTGTTAAGGTTTGACCTTGGTGAAGACTTTTCCGTTGAAACGGCAGTTGTCATTTGCGAGCTATACCGCCATAATGGCGATTGGAAATTCAACGCTGTAGGCAGCGGCTTCGCTGGCGGATTAGCGTCTCTCTGCCGAAACTTTGGATTGGAAGTGTAA
- a CDS encoding TerD family protein, translating to MAINLQKGQRVDLTKGNPGLSKIMVGLGWDPVQSGGGGGLFGGLFGGGGSANIDCDASVIMLGANDRLQNNKDVIYFGNLKSNDGSVQHTGDNLTGDGDGDDEQIIVDLARVPSTIQKLVFVVNIYDCVKRKQHFGMIKNAFIRIVNPNNNQELIHYNLTDNYGGLTCLVTGEIYRHGNEWKFAAIGSGTNAASLSEVVRSFS from the coding sequence ATGGCAATTAATTTGCAAAAAGGTCAACGGGTAGATTTAACAAAAGGCAATCCAGGACTTTCTAAAATAATGGTAGGATTAGGCTGGGATCCAGTGCAAAGCGGAGGGGGCGGCGGCCTGTTCGGCGGTTTATTCGGTGGCGGCGGTTCAGCTAACATTGACTGTGATGCATCTGTGATTATGTTAGGTGCAAATGACAGACTGCAAAACAATAAAGATGTCATTTATTTCGGAAACTTAAAAAGCAATGACGGCAGCGTCCAACATACAGGTGATAACCTGACAGGGGATGGAGACGGTGACGACGAACAGATTATTGTCGATTTAGCTAGAGTCCCTTCCACTATCCAGAAACTTGTTTTCGTTGTAAATATTTATGATTGTGTAAAAAGAAAACAGCATTTTGGCATGATTAAAAATGCGTTTATCAGAATCGTAAATCCTAACAACAATCAAGAGCTTATCCACTATAACCTAACCGATAATTATGGCGGGTTGACATGCCTTGTGACAGGTGAGATTTATCGTCATGGTAATGAGTGGAAGTTTGCGGCAATCGGAAGCGGCACAAACGCAGCCAGTTTGAGTGAAGTGGTAAGATCATTTAGTTAA
- a CDS encoding toxic anion resistance protein: MNFSPNPASGLTPANAEDVLSETKVSDIKLALRKEPEIQNLARTIDERDQIQILEFGKEPAVQISRFSDQILSNMRTTKVEDSGELLKQLGRIMDKFDAKDFQKTSGGIFSKLFKKGEKMVEKLFGKYQTMGSEIDKVYVEISKYQHEMVDSTNMLEQMYEQNYQYYLTLEKYIVAGELKVEDLKKNTLPQLESRVASGDQLASMQLDSMKNAIELLEQRIYDLEMAKMVSLQTAPQIRLLQRGNTKLIGKINSAFVTTIPIFKNGLIQAVAAKRQKLVADSMSELDRRTNEMLLKNAQNISQQSTDIARLAGGPSIKIETIEESWNIIIKGMQETRTIEEENKRMRIEGTKRLEQLQDNFKKLKQS, encoded by the coding sequence GTGAATTTTTCGCCAAACCCAGCCAGCGGTTTAACACCTGCGAATGCCGAGGATGTCCTTTCGGAAACAAAGGTTTCCGATATCAAACTTGCACTTCGCAAAGAACCGGAAATTCAAAATTTAGCCCGCACCATTGATGAGCGTGACCAAATTCAAATATTAGAGTTTGGGAAAGAGCCGGCGGTGCAAATTTCCCGTTTTTCCGATCAAATTTTAAGTAATATGCGGACGACGAAAGTAGAAGATTCAGGCGAACTATTAAAACAACTTGGCCGCATCATGGATAAATTTGATGCTAAGGACTTTCAAAAAACGTCAGGAGGCATTTTCAGTAAGCTCTTTAAAAAGGGCGAAAAAATGGTGGAAAAGCTATTCGGAAAATATCAGACGATGGGGTCCGAAATTGATAAAGTATATGTGGAAATTTCAAAGTATCAACATGAAATGGTCGACTCCACAAATATGCTGGAGCAAATGTATGAACAAAACTACCAATACTATTTGACACTAGAAAAATATATTGTTGCCGGTGAATTAAAGGTCGAGGATCTGAAGAAAAATACACTGCCACAGCTGGAATCACGTGTGGCTTCTGGGGATCAGCTTGCATCCATGCAGTTGGATTCAATGAAGAATGCAATTGAATTGCTAGAGCAAAGAATATACGATCTAGAAATGGCTAAGATGGTTTCCTTACAGACAGCACCACAAATCCGCTTATTACAAAGGGGAAATACAAAGCTGATTGGCAAAATCAATTCTGCCTTTGTTACGACCATCCCTATTTTTAAAAATGGCTTAATTCAAGCAGTAGCAGCAAAAAGACAAAAGCTTGTGGCAGATTCCATGAGTGAGCTGGATCGCAGAACAAATGAAATGCTGCTAAAAAATGCTCAAAACATTTCGCAGCAAAGCACTGATATTGCGAGACTTGCAGGCGGTCCGAGCATAAAGATAGAGACGATTGAAGAATCATGGAATATTATCATTAAGGGTATGCAGGAAACAAGGACAATTGAAGAAGAGAATAAACGGATGCGCATTGAAGGTACAAAAAGATTAGAACAGCTGCAGGACAATTTTAAAAAATTGAAACAATCATAG
- a CDS encoding YceG family protein yields MYPLLNQLNIRPIASLSYENWHGMLKKKLPERPNYSVENGAIQIGQVLAKFLGVPIDTDEYYNQLFDYVHNKETNLQLLSEESLDKTINNVHFQAVQRVININNEQKLSINRFTAFLDGEQLLLKSKVPVIHRKIREAMIATLELYARHESGGLQSHELRRILVDLVKWSINHLQPQLELADPQQGMPKFLWYGDYKKSHQFFLYYLTKLGCDIVIFHPEGNDLLAGLLDEPIFTHHYQNKQAAEPFPKEKRSRKTTVAYRASKEIETILNQEGSGLYKPWQLREYTPSSITLKTTYDELFILSKEIAMIRPNFEVGNGEVKIPSIFAKIQGVSKNRKEYWERLQALTQLEHSLLIRKLPYTIPSNSDFRFHYRNALGKDGSIDPEKIKNAHYWPYSFLATGLQKGIANAVRRICEKPGLEPLPMEGPEDVKMYLFTQAMFMPKNIIQLMERFDYSQHVPKLIIYNNESTGPLSRSDAALLLLLNQFGIDIILYNPPGHNDIENYLDERLFDKHWLDDVVFDLEFKEPSLFKKGLLQGILKNLRGD; encoded by the coding sequence ATGTATCCACTATTAAATCAGTTAAACATCCGTCCTATTGCTTCCCTCTCATATGAAAATTGGCATGGCATGCTTAAAAAAAAGCTGCCGGAACGGCCAAATTATTCAGTAGAGAATGGAGCAATTCAAATTGGGCAGGTACTTGCAAAGTTTCTCGGAGTACCGATTGACACGGATGAATATTATAACCAGTTATTTGATTACGTCCATAATAAAGAAACGAATCTCCAACTGCTCAGTGAGGAATCACTTGATAAAACCATTAATAATGTTCATTTTCAGGCGGTACAGAGAGTGATCAATATTAATAACGAACAGAAGCTATCTATCAACAGGTTCACGGCTTTTCTTGACGGGGAACAGCTTTTGTTAAAATCAAAGGTGCCGGTGATCCATCGGAAAATAAGAGAAGCGATGATTGCCACGCTGGAGCTATATGCAAGACACGAGTCGGGCGGCCTACAAAGTCATGAGCTAAGAAGGATTCTAGTGGATCTAGTGAAATGGTCAATCAACCATTTACAGCCACAGCTGGAGCTGGCTGACCCACAGCAGGGGATGCCGAAGTTTTTATGGTATGGAGACTATAAAAAAAGTCATCAGTTTTTTTTATACTATTTAACAAAGCTAGGTTGTGATATTGTCATCTTCCATCCGGAAGGTAACGATTTGTTAGCGGGATTATTGGACGAACCGATCTTCACCCATCATTACCAAAATAAACAGGCTGCTGAGCCATTTCCGAAAGAAAAGCGATCAAGGAAAACAACGGTTGCCTATCGGGCATCAAAAGAAATCGAGACAATTTTAAACCAGGAGGGTTCAGGACTGTACAAACCGTGGCAATTACGGGAGTACACGCCATCCTCGATTACATTGAAAACGACATACGATGAGCTGTTCATTCTCAGTAAAGAAATCGCGATGATTCGCCCTAATTTTGAAGTCGGCAACGGAGAAGTCAAAATTCCTTCCATTTTCGCTAAAATCCAGGGGGTTAGTAAAAACCGAAAAGAATACTGGGAGCGGCTGCAAGCTCTTACTCAATTGGAACATAGTTTATTGATTCGAAAGCTTCCCTATACGATTCCAAGTAACAGTGATTTTCGTTTTCATTATCGAAATGCACTCGGTAAGGATGGCTCAATTGATCCCGAAAAAATCAAGAATGCGCACTACTGGCCTTACTCCTTCTTGGCAACTGGACTGCAAAAAGGAATTGCGAATGCTGTTAGGAGAATTTGTGAAAAACCGGGTTTAGAGCCGTTGCCGATGGAAGGACCTGAAGATGTGAAAATGTATTTATTTACACAGGCGATGTTTATGCCCAAAAACATCATTCAATTGATGGAGCGGTTTGATTATTCTCAGCATGTTCCGAAATTAATCATTTACAATAATGAATCGACTGGACCACTTTCAAGGTCTGATGCGGCACTGCTGCTGCTTCTTAATCAATTTGGCATTGATATTATTCTTTATAATCCTCCGGGGCATAATGATATCGAAAATTACCTTGATGAACGATTGTTTGATAAACATTGGCTTGATGATGTTGTATTTGATCTAGAATTCAAAGAACCGTCGCTTTTCAAAAAAGGACTGCTTCAAGGAATCTTAAAAAATCTAAGGGGAGATTAA
- a CDS encoding HAD family hydrolase yields the protein MIFASDLDRTLMYSNRAIEELGEPRGTILKPVEQKNGSWLGYMTEASYFVLKELSNQSLFIPVTTRTTEQFNRFVIFDNEIPIKYAITANGAHILENGVPLLAWSNHIQSRIQAESISQAELLSILRREGFRLNGEKKQAEDLFFYYILKDLPDTSEKEAIHKITVKYGWRISLQGRKLYFIPKAISKGSALEYICTREGMKAVAGAGDSILDWDFLQHCQYRFVPNHGELAKELARVSGTNNHILTNSRGVAAGEEVLQQFLKLLPLKI from the coding sequence ATGATTTTTGCATCTGACCTAGACCGTACCTTGATGTATTCCAACCGGGCAATCGAAGAGCTTGGTGAACCACGTGGCACTATCCTTAAACCAGTTGAGCAAAAGAATGGAAGTTGGCTTGGCTATATGACAGAAGCCTCCTATTTTGTTTTAAAAGAGCTTTCCAATCAAAGTTTGTTTATACCGGTAACAACGAGGACAACCGAACAATTTAACCGGTTTGTCATATTTGATAACGAGATTCCGATTAAATATGCTATAACCGCTAATGGTGCCCATATCCTTGAAAATGGCGTGCCGCTGTTGGCTTGGTCGAACCATATTCAGAGCCGTATACAAGCAGAGTCGATTTCTCAAGCCGAATTACTCTCCATTTTGCGTAGGGAAGGTTTTCGGCTCAATGGGGAAAAGAAGCAGGCAGAGGATCTATTTTTCTATTACATATTAAAAGATCTTCCTGATACGTCCGAAAAAGAAGCGATTCATAAGATAACAGTAAAATATGGCTGGAGGATTTCCCTGCAAGGAAGGAAGCTCTATTTTATACCGAAGGCAATTAGTAAAGGAAGCGCACTTGAATATATTTGTACCCGTGAAGGGATGAAAGCAGTTGCAGGTGCAGGGGACTCCATTCTCGATTGGGATTTTCTGCAGCACTGCCAGTATCGATTCGTGCCAAACCACGGAGAACTTGCAAAAGAGTTAGCGAGGGTGTCAGGCACCAATAACCACATTTTAACAAATAGTCGAGGTGTCGCAGCCGGAGAAGAGGTTCTCCAACAGTTTCTTAAACTATTACCACTCAAAATTTAA
- a CDS encoding cysteine protease StiP family protein gives MQKGLNKPAKIGSYHEEDVLFLLKDLSGIKLEDSAMNRESMIQAGGHYSESLPIEYQPPNEYVDLFWKTLHEYKYKVAMCVGIVAEQIYRLKGNNAILVSLARAGTPVGILIKRYIKLRYDVTLPHYSISIIRDRGIDENAISYIHNEHPDGYIQFVDGWTGKGAISIELTKACKDYEKKYGMPLDDTLAVIADPGYCTTLFGTREDFLIPSACLNSTVSGLVSRTVLNGQFIGKDDFHGAKFYQDLLAEDVSNEFIDVITQQFPIVWEEATQAASKKNYAEIETGFLGMADVMRIQEEFSIQSTHFIKPGVGETTRVLLRRVPWKILMRDPSSPFVKHILMLAEEKGVEVVPYSNLKYLCCGLIKSVKEMQK, from the coding sequence ATGCAAAAGGGACTCAACAAACCGGCAAAAATCGGATCCTATCACGAAGAGGACGTGCTTTTTTTATTAAAGGATTTAAGCGGGATAAAGCTGGAGGATTCTGCAATGAATCGCGAATCGATGATCCAAGCTGGGGGACATTATAGTGAATCCCTGCCAATTGAATACCAGCCGCCTAATGAATACGTAGATTTATTCTGGAAAACATTGCACGAATACAAATATAAAGTGGCGATGTGTGTTGGGATTGTTGCTGAGCAAATCTACCGATTAAAAGGAAATAATGCAATCCTCGTTTCCCTTGCACGTGCAGGAACACCTGTGGGGATTTTAATCAAGAGATATATTAAATTGCGCTACGATGTTACCCTGCCGCATTACAGTATTTCCATCATACGAGATCGGGGAATTGACGAAAATGCAATTTCCTATATTCATAATGAGCATCCCGATGGGTACATTCAATTTGTTGATGGCTGGACAGGCAAAGGGGCTATATCTATAGAATTAACAAAGGCCTGTAAGGACTATGAAAAAAAATACGGGATGCCCCTCGATGATACACTTGCTGTCATTGCGGACCCTGGTTATTGTACTACTCTATTTGGAACAAGGGAGGACTTCTTAATTCCAAGTGCTTGTTTAAACTCCACTGTTTCCGGGTTAGTGAGCCGAACGGTTTTGAATGGCCAGTTCATCGGCAAGGATGACTTTCATGGTGCAAAATTTTATCAGGATTTACTTGCTGAAGATGTTTCGAATGAATTTATTGATGTTATTACGCAACAGTTCCCTATTGTTTGGGAGGAAGCAACACAGGCTGCTTCGAAAAAGAACTATGCAGAAATTGAAACAGGCTTCCTGGGGATGGCCGATGTGATGAGAATTCAAGAGGAATTTTCAATCCAAAGCACTCATTTTATTAAACCTGGAGTCGGTGAGACAACGAGAGTTCTTTTGCGCAGGGTTCCCTGGAAGATTTTAATGAGGGACCCTTCAAGTCCATTTGTCAAACATATTCTCATGCTTGCTGAAGAAAAAGGGGTTGAAGTCGTGCCATATTCTAATTTGAAGTATTTATGCTGCGGCCTGATTAAATCGGTGAAGGAGATGCAAAAATGA
- a CDS encoding phosphoribosyltransferase family protein, giving the protein MKNSPTLTLSKKKYTFNILDSIETVIEVTENPYNLPIEELFTMAARINKKRSFLFVSKVLGKHLPIDPNKGLLTAALLAARFGESVKGLNCVEKEKQMSAFLAGDSFNIQAFIPPAINPVIIGFAETATALGHAFFDCFQAGEYFHTTREELIKENPKITFEEEHSHATSHRCYIPLRMVQNEREIILVDDEMTTGKTAINIIESIHRKFPRQEYTVVSILDWRSEEDKQNFSRLEQTLGIKINVISLISGFVKVRQLKEIEQQKPKQELSDRRDPIVETVDLSAFFTATGFSSANQENGAAFIEETGRFGMNSCENFALHRKVSIAATFLTGKRTGKKTLCLGTGEFMYLPMKIASEMGSDVYYQSTTRSPVYIENVEGYGARFGANFPNPEDQEIAHFVYNIPPGHYDELFIFFEREIEYEKLKPMLKQLLNTAINSIKIVFFSKVRGE; this is encoded by the coding sequence ATGAAGAATTCACCAACATTGACCTTATCAAAAAAGAAGTATACGTTTAATATCCTTGACTCCATCGAAACGGTAATAGAGGTAACAGAAAATCCATATAATCTGCCAATCGAAGAGCTCTTTACCATGGCAGCACGAATCAATAAGAAGCGCTCATTCTTGTTTGTCAGTAAAGTGTTAGGTAAGCATTTACCGATTGATCCTAATAAAGGGCTTTTGACAGCTGCTCTTTTAGCTGCCAGATTTGGAGAATCTGTGAAAGGTTTAAATTGTGTTGAAAAGGAAAAACAGATGTCTGCGTTTCTTGCGGGTGATTCCTTTAATATTCAAGCCTTTATACCGCCTGCCATTAATCCCGTAATCATTGGTTTTGCTGAAACGGCGACCGCACTTGGGCATGCCTTTTTTGACTGCTTCCAGGCTGGCGAATACTTCCACACAACCAGGGAAGAGCTTATCAAGGAAAATCCTAAAATAACCTTTGAAGAAGAGCATTCTCATGCGACATCGCATCGCTGTTATATACCTTTAAGAATGGTGCAGAATGAACGGGAGATTATTTTAGTAGACGATGAAATGACAACTGGAAAAACGGCAATAAATATTATTGAATCAATCCACCGCAAATTTCCGAGACAGGAATATACGGTCGTAAGTATTTTGGATTGGCGTTCTGAAGAAGATAAACAAAATTTTTCACGACTGGAGCAAACTCTAGGGATAAAAATTAATGTCATCAGCTTGATATCTGGTTTTGTGAAAGTGCGGCAATTAAAAGAAATTGAACAGCAAAAACCCAAACAAGAATTATCCGATCGGCGAGATCCGATTGTTGAAACTGTGGATCTTTCAGCCTTTTTTACTGCCACTGGATTTTCCTCTGCTAATCAGGAGAACGGGGCAGCATTTATAGAGGAGACGGGACGATTTGGCATGAATAGTTGTGAAAATTTCGCTTTACATAGAAAGGTTTCTATTGCTGCCACATTCCTAACAGGGAAAAGAACGGGAAAAAAAACACTCTGCCTAGGAACGGGAGAGTTTATGTACCTTCCAATGAAAATAGCATCTGAAATGGGCAGTGATGTTTATTATCAATCCACCACAAGAAGCCCGGTCTATATCGAAAATGTTGAAGGCTATGGGGCAAGATTTGGTGCGAACTTTCCAAATCCCGAGGATCAGGAGATTGCGCACTTTGTTTATAATATTCCACCAGGTCATTACGATGAGCTATTTATTTTTTTCGAAAGAGAAATAGAATATGAGAAGCTGAAACCAATGCTAAAGCAACTACTGAACACAGCAATTAATTCAATTAAGATTGTCTTTTTTTCGAAGGTCAGAGGTGAATAA